The Streptomyces lienomycini sequence TAGGGGCCGAGCCTCAGCGCCCCGGCCGCCGCGCCCAGGGCGACGGGCTGGTGCGGGCCGCCCGGCAGCGCGGCGGCGAGCGCGTCCAGCCCGGGATGGGGGCCGATCGCCCGGGCCGTGCGCAGCAGTTGCCGGCCGAGCTTGCGGGAGGTGGCACGCAACGCCGGAGCCGGGGTGCGCGCCTCGAACTCGGTGTCGAGCGCGCCGAGCCGGCCCTCCCCGACCACCCCGGTCTCCGCTTCCGGCAGCCCGCCGAAGGACCCCGTCTCGGCTTCCGGCAGCCCGCCGAACGCCGCGCAGGCCGCGGCGGCGAAGGCGGCCGCGGTGGCCCCGCTGGTGGCGACCCGGCCGCGCAGGAACGCCTCCAGCGTGCCGGGATCCGACACGCGCCCCGCCACGACCGCCGCCTCCAGTCCGCCGGAGTGGGCGTGACCGCCCGCGGGGAAGCGCCCGTCCGCCAGCATCAGCAGGGCGGCGGTCCCGGCAGCTGGGTCGACGGTCCCGGCAGCTGGGTCGACGGGCCCGGTCAAAACAGGAAGTAACGGTGGTTCATCGGCAGTTCGGTCGCCGGCTCGTGGTCGACCACCTCCCCGTCGATGCGTACGGTGAACGTGTCCGGGTCGACCTCGATGTCCGGCAGCGCGTCGTTCTGCGGCAGGTCGGCCTTGGTCCGGCGGCGGGTGTTCTCCACCGGGACGAGTCTGCGGTCGAGCCCGAGCCGGTCCGCCAGGCCGTCCTCGATCGCGGCCGGCGCCACGAACGCCACGCTCGTCGCTCCGGCGGCCCTGGTGTGGACGTTGTAGCCCAGCCTCGGCAGCACCGGCTGCGGAGTGGGCACGGCGGCGTTGGGGTCGCCGAGCAGTGCCATCGCCGCCATGCCCGACTTGTAGACCGCCGTCGGCCGCACCCCGAACAGTGCGGGCTCCCACAGGACGAGGTCGGCGAGCTTGCCCGGCTCGACGGAACCGACCTCGCGTTCGAGACCGTGGATCGTCGCGGGGACGATCGTGTACTTGGCGACGTAGCGGCGGGCGCGGTGGTTGTCCGCCCGGCCGTCACCGGGGAGGGGACCGCGCAGCCTCTTCAT is a genomic window containing:
- a CDS encoding urease accessory protein UreF translates to MLADGRFPAGGHAHSGGLEAAVVAGRVSDPGTLEAFLRGRVATSGATAAAFAAAACAAFGGLPEAETGSFGGLPEAETGVVGEGRLGALDTEFEARTPAPALRATSRKLGRQLLRTARAIGPHPGLDALAAALPGGPHQPVALGAAAGALRLGPYAAAAAALHDAATGPATAAVRLLGLDPFAVHAVLARLASDLDRLAAAATGHADAPAAELPAYGAPSLDISAELHATWEVRLFAS